CATGGCGTTGTTACTTCACAGCCACTTCGGCAAATGACGAATATCATCGATCAGCGCCACCGGCGTGTGGGCGCCGAGCTGGTCGCGGTTATGCACGCCATAGGTAACGCCGATGCGGTCCATGCCGATGGCTTCGGCCATGGCCAGATCGTAACTGGAATCTCCCACCATTACCGCCTGCTCCGGGGCCAGGCTGAGCTCGTCCAGAATTTGGGCCAGCATCAGCGGATCCGGCTTTGAACGGGCCTGATCCGAGCCCCGCAGGGCATGGAACAAATGGCCGAGGCCGGTTTCATCCAGTACCCGGTCCAGCCCCACACGCTGTTTGCCGGTGGCCACCGCCAGCCGATAACCGCCCTGGTGCAGGCCGGCCAGGGTGTCGGCGGCCCCCGCAAACAGCGGTGAGGGCGTGGTGTTCAGCTCCAGATAATGGCGGCGGTAGGCCAGCAATAACGCATCGCTCTCGGCCTGGGACAGCTCACCAAAGAGAATGGGAAATGCCTTGTACAGGCTCAAGCCGATAATATGGCGCACCGCCTCGTCCGTGGGCACCGGCTGCTCGCAGTCGAGGGCCGCCGCCTGCATACAGGAGACAATGCGTGCCACCGAGTCCATCAGGGTGCCGTCCCAGTCAAAGATCACCAGCTCGTATTTCATGAGGTCGCCATTCTCGTCAGCAGTTTTTTCAGGGCCGGCTCCAGGGGCGCCTCCAGCGTCATGACTTCTTCCCTGCCCGGATGATAAAAATGAATGCGGCAGGCGTGCAGGAACAGCCGCCCCAGCCCCTCGCCCTTCATTTTTTCGTCAAACTGGCGATCGCCGTATTTGTCGTCGCCGGCGATGGGGTGGCCCGCATGCAGGGTATGCACCCGAATCTGGTGGGTACGACCGGTCACCGGGCTGCATTCCACCAGGGTGGCGCCATCAAACTTCTGCACGATGCGAAAACGGGTTTCCGACGGTTTGCCTTCCCGATCCACCTTGACGATGCGTTCGCCCGAAGCCAGCTCGTTTTTCTTGAGCGGCGCCTTCACCACCTTCTGATGCGGCTGCCACTGGCCGCGCACCAGCGCCAGGTAGTGCTTGTCCATGGTCTTTTCCCGCAGCTGCTCATGCAGACTGCGCAGCATGCTGCGTTTTTTGGCCACCAGCAAAATCCCGGAGGTGTCGCGGTCGAGCCGGTGCACCAGCTCGAGGAACCTGGCCTGGGGCCGCAGGGAGCGCAGCCCTTCAATCACGCCAAAGCTGAGCCCGCTGCCGCCATGCACCGCCATGCCCGAGGGCTTGTTAAGCACCAGCAGGGCGTCATCCTCATAGATAATGGCGTTTTCCAGCCCCTGCACGGAGTCGAGCTTGGCCGAAGGCAGCACGTCTTCCCGCTCGGCCACCCGCACCGGCGGCACGCGGATCACGTCGCCGGCCAGCAATTTGTATTCCGGTTTGATGCGCTTTTTGTTAACCCTAACCTCACCCTTGCGCAAAATACGATAAATCAGGCTTTTGGGAACGCCTTTGAGCTGAGTCCGTAAAAAGTTGTCGATGCGCTGCCCTTCATGCTCAGCCTCTATGGTGAGCAGCCGCACGCTTTGATGGTCTTGTTTCATGGCGGTGATTCTACCACCGAAGCCGGTGTTTTTGCTGCAAAAATGGTGCCTTGCTAAGGCTGTGGGTAAAGTGTGATAATGCGTGAGTTTTTCGTGTCTTCCCGGTTGGGGGGACACACACCCAAACCCCGGTATAACCGTTTGGTTCGCGACCTTTGGGCTCTCTCCCTTATGACGTGATACACCTGAAAAATGCGCCTCATGCGTAGCCAGCCGGGAGGCTGTAATGACTACGCTGACAGACTCGAGGCCGGTGTCAGTCGGAGCCGGATGGTCAATCCGGGTAACACGACCACTGTAAAAAACAGTAAAAACATATAAAAAGAGTACTCAATGAAAAGAATGTTGATTAACGCAACCCAGGAAGAGGAGTTGCGCGTTGCCCTGGTGGACGGGCAAAGGCTGTATGATCTCGATATTGAAAGCCCCGGCCACGAGCAGAAAAAAGCCAACATCTACAAAGGCAAAATCACTCGGGTCGAACCCAGTCTGGAAGCCGCCTTTGTTGACTACGGCGCCGAACGCCACGGCTTTCTGCCCCTCAAGGAAATCGCCCGCAACTATTTTCCCTCCGGTTACACCTATCAGGGCCGCCCCAATATCAAGGAAGTGGTCAAGGAAGGTCAGGAAGTCATCGTCCAGATCGACAAGGAAGAACGTGGCAACAAGGGCGCAGCCCTCACCACCTTTATCAGCCTGGCCGGCTCCTACCTGGTACTGATGCCCAACAACCCCCGCGCCGGTGGCATCTCCCGCCGCATCGAGGGTGACGAACGTACCGAACTGAAGGAAGCCCTGTCCCGCCTCAAACTGCCCGACGGCATGGGCCTGATTGTGCGCACCGCCGGTGTGGGCAAGTCCGGCGAAGAGCTGGAGTGGGATTTGAACGTACTCAAAACCCACTGGACCACCATTCAGGAGGCTGCAGAAAGCCGCCCCGCTCCTTTCCTGATCCATCAGGAGAGCAACGTGATTGTGCGCGCCATTCGCGACTACCTGCGCCGGGACATCGGCGAGATCCTGATCGACAACCCCACCGTGTTTGAACGTGCCAAACAGCACATTCAGCTGGTACGTCCCGACTTTATCAACCGGGTCAAGCTGTATGAGGGCGACGTGCCCATGTTCAGCCACTACCAGATTGAGAGCCAGATCGAGTCGGCCTTTCAGCGGGAAGTACGCCTGCCCTCCGGCGGCAGCATTGTCATCGATCCCACCGAAGCACTGACTTCCATCGACATCAACTCCGCCCGCGCCACCAAGGGCGGCGACATTGAAGAAACCGCGCTGCAGACCAACCTGGAAGCGGCCGAGGAAATTGCCCGTCAGCTGCGCCTGCGCGACCTGGGCGGCCTGGTGGTCATCGACTTTATCGACATGACCCCGGTGCGCCACCAGCGCGAAGTGGAAAACCGCCTGCGCGACGCCGTACGCCAGGACCGTGCCCGCATTCAGCTGGGCCGTATCTCCCGCTTCGGCCTGCTGGAAATGTCCCGTCAGCGCCTTCGTCCGTCTCTGGGCGAGTCCAGCACCCATGTGTGCCCTCGCTGTCTGGGTCAGGGCACTATTCGTGACAACGAATCCCTCGCCCTCGCCATTCTGCGCCTGATCGAGGAAGAAGCCCTCAAGGACAACACCGGGCAGATCCACGCCCAGGTGCCGGTGGACGTGGCCGCCTACCTGCTCAACGAAAAGCGCAAGTCCATTGCCAACCTGGAGAACCGCTACAAGGTCGACATCTTCATCATTCCCAACGAGCAGCTGGAAACGCCGCACTTCGACGTGACCCGAGTACGCAGCAGCGACGTGGAAGAGGTCACCAGTTTTGAGCTGAAGACCGAGGTGGAGCAGCCGGTTTACCAGCCCCGCCAGCATCAGGCCAAGCCCAAGAGCGAACAGCCGGCCCTGCAGGGCTTTTCTGCCCCGGCCCCGGCACCGGTGGCACCCAGCCGTCCCGAGCCGCAGCAAGCCCAGCCTCAGGTTCGTCAGCCCGGTCTTCTGAGCCGCCTGTTCTGTACCATTGCCGGCTGGTTCAAGGCCCCGGAGCAGGCCGAAACCACCGCGTCTGAGCCGGCCCCGGCCAAGCCCGAGCGTGGCAACCGCAACCAGCGTTCCGGCGAACGTCGGGATCGCCGCGAACGTGGCGATCGCCGCTCCAACAACCGTAATCGCAAGCCCCGCGACGAAGAGCGCAGCCAGAAGCCGGCCCCGGCCGCCGCTACTCAGGAGAGCAGTGAGCAGAAGCCTGAGCGCCCGCGTCGTGAGCGTCGCAAGCCCCGTCGCGAGCAGCAACAACCCGAGCGCGCCGCCCGCCAGCAGCAGGAGCAATCCCAGCCGGTCCGCGAGGTTGAAACGCCCCGCCCCGCCGAGGTGACCACCCAGCCGGAAGCCCAAAAAGAGCAGGCTCGCGAACAGGCCGTGGCCGAGCGCCGCCAGCGTCGTCAGCTGCGTAAAAAGGTGCGCCTGGACAGCGAAGGCCGCCCTCAGGAGCAGGCTACCGCCCCGGCAGAAAGCCAGGCTACCGAACAGGCCGAGGCCCCGACGCGCAAGGAGCAGCCCCGTACTCACCAGCGTGCCCCCAAGCGCAAGCGCATCAATGAAGACAGCCGTCGTCAGCGTCGTGAGGAAAGCATTGCGGCCCTGATCGCCGAGCAAGGCGCCGAAAAGTGGGTGGCCACCGAGCCGCAGCCCGAAGCCAAGCCTAAGCAGCCGGAAATGGCCGTTGAAGCCAAGGCAGAGGAGCCCAAGCAGCCGGAAGTGACCGTTGCAGCCAAGGCCGAGGAGCCCAAACAGCCGGAAGTGGCCGTAGCAACCACAGCCGAGGAGCCCAAGCAGCCGGAAGTGGCCGTAGAAACCACAGCCGAGGAGCCCAAGCAGCCGGAAGTGGCCGTAGAAACCACAGCCGAGGAGCCCAAGCAGCCGGAAGTGGCCGTAGCAACCACAGCCGAGGAGCCCAAACAGCCGGAAGTGGCCGTTGCAGCCAAGGCCGAGGAGCCCAAGCAACCGGAAGTGGCCGTTGCAGCCAAGGCCGAGGAGCCCAAACAGCCGGAAGTGGTTGCCAAAGCCCAACCCGAGGCCGCTGCCGGCCGTTACCTTGCCGCCCGCAAGGCATCAGCCCCCATGGCCAAGCCTGAGGTCGTGGAAGCCGTGCCCTATGTGAAACCGGACTACCCGCCCCTGGTGCGCCAGCCGATCGCCACCAGCGGCCGTCAGGGAGGCTCCGTCAACGCCCGCAACCAGGCCTCGGCTCCCATGGCCAAGCCCTGATTACGGCGCTAACGTAAAAAGGCTCCTTCGGGAGCCTTTTTTATTGCATCACTTAACGCCGCAGCTTGGCCTACGGCACCCGCAACGTCTTCAATACCCCGTCACACGCCGCTTCCACCAGATCCAGCACATGCTCAAAGCCCTGTTCACCGCCATAGTAGGGGTCCGGAACTTCCTGCTCGGGGCCGTTCGCATAGCTCAGCAGCAGTTTCACCTTGTGTTGGTGCTCCGGCGGACATAGCCGCAATAGATCTTCCAGGTTACTGCGATCCGCCGCCAACACCAGGTCAAAACGGGCAAAATCGTCCACCGTCACCTGGCGAGCCCGCATGCCGGAAAAATCATAGCCCCTCGCCTCTCCCGCCGCCCGGGCTCGAGCATCGGGTCCGGAGCCGGCGTGGTAGCCGATGGTACCCGCCGAATCGATGGTGAGATTCAGTCCGGCTTGGGTCGCCTTGTGACGAAACACCGCCTCGGCGGTGGGTGAGCGGCAAATATTGCCCATGCATATCATAAGAACACTAAATTTTTCTTTATATCTCAGATGATTGTCAGCCATTTAGCACTTTTCCTTGAAGTTTGCTAACAAAGATAACTTCCTAAATCTCTGTGATTTACTAAAGGACGCTGTTTCCTAAATCATGAACTAGCTGCCTCAACTATGACCTGAGCACCTGTAATGGACTCAGGAACGGGCATTCTGGCGTAAGCTCCATTAGGCGATAACCCACAACCATCAATGCCACAGTACGGAAGCCCTGCTGCAGCGAGTCAGGTACTTTAATAAGCACGATCTCACCATGTGCTGGGGGGGTTATGGAATGAATGGCCAAAATTTAGAGCACCATCCGGATCAGTTATTCACTCATAGCCTCTCAAATAAAACTACCAGTCTTCAGCTCGAAGTCCGTCACTGTCTTCAACTTGGTAATATGATACCGTCGCTCGTCAGCTGTGCGAAGAGAGTACTCACGCTCGCCCAAACGAGAATGACAACCTCCTTGTACGGGTATAAATATTATGTTCTCCCGGTCACAGAAGCTGCCTATCCATAAACTGAGGCTCAAATGATAGAGAATCGGATCAAGTTCCGTCACTTGCAATGCTTTATTGAAGTTGCCCGCCAGAACAGCGTCAGCCGAGCTGCCGATGTCCTGTCGCTGACCCAGCCTGCCGTATCCAAGAAGCTGAAAGAGCTGGAAGACATGCTGGAAGTACAGCTGCTGAAGCGTAGCAAGAAAGGGGTTGAGCTCACCCAGTTTGGCGAGGTGTTTCTCAGGTACGCTGGGGCCAGCATGACTGCCCTGCGCGAGGGCACCGAATGCATAGTGCAGGCGCAGCTGAAAGGAAAAATGCGGCTCAGCATTGGCGTGCTACCCACCGTCGCCGCC
The Oceanimonas doudoroffii DNA segment above includes these coding regions:
- the rne gene encoding ribonuclease E, with product MKRMLINATQEEELRVALVDGQRLYDLDIESPGHEQKKANIYKGKITRVEPSLEAAFVDYGAERHGFLPLKEIARNYFPSGYTYQGRPNIKEVVKEGQEVIVQIDKEERGNKGAALTTFISLAGSYLVLMPNNPRAGGISRRIEGDERTELKEALSRLKLPDGMGLIVRTAGVGKSGEELEWDLNVLKTHWTTIQEAAESRPAPFLIHQESNVIVRAIRDYLRRDIGEILIDNPTVFERAKQHIQLVRPDFINRVKLYEGDVPMFSHYQIESQIESAFQREVRLPSGGSIVIDPTEALTSIDINSARATKGGDIEETALQTNLEAAEEIARQLRLRDLGGLVVIDFIDMTPVRHQREVENRLRDAVRQDRARIQLGRISRFGLLEMSRQRLRPSLGESSTHVCPRCLGQGTIRDNESLALAILRLIEEEALKDNTGQIHAQVPVDVAAYLLNEKRKSIANLENRYKVDIFIIPNEQLETPHFDVTRVRSSDVEEVTSFELKTEVEQPVYQPRQHQAKPKSEQPALQGFSAPAPAPVAPSRPEPQQAQPQVRQPGLLSRLFCTIAGWFKAPEQAETTASEPAPAKPERGNRNQRSGERRDRRERGDRRSNNRNRKPRDEERSQKPAPAAATQESSEQKPERPRRERRKPRREQQQPERAARQQQEQSQPVREVETPRPAEVTTQPEAQKEQAREQAVAERRQRRQLRKKVRLDSEGRPQEQATAPAESQATEQAEAPTRKEQPRTHQRAPKRKRINEDSRRQRREESIAALIAEQGAEKWVATEPQPEAKPKQPEMAVEAKAEEPKQPEVTVAAKAEEPKQPEVAVATTAEEPKQPEVAVETTAEEPKQPEVAVETTAEEPKQPEVAVATTAEEPKQPEVAVAAKAEEPKQPEVAVAAKAEEPKQPEVVAKAQPEAAAGRYLAARKASAPMAKPEVVEAVPYVKPDYPPLVRQPIATSGRQGGSVNARNQASAPMAKP
- the rluC gene encoding 23S rRNA pseudouridine(955/2504/2580) synthase RluC → MKQDHQSVRLLTIEAEHEGQRIDNFLRTQLKGVPKSLIYRILRKGEVRVNKKRIKPEYKLLAGDVIRVPPVRVAEREDVLPSAKLDSVQGLENAIIYEDDALLVLNKPSGMAVHGGSGLSFGVIEGLRSLRPQARFLELVHRLDRDTSGILLVAKKRSMLRSLHEQLREKTMDKHYLALVRGQWQPHQKVVKAPLKKNELASGERIVKVDREGKPSETRFRIVQKFDGATLVECSPVTGRTHQIRVHTLHAGHPIAGDDKYGDRQFDEKMKGEGLGRLFLHACRIHFYHPGREEVMTLEAPLEPALKKLLTRMATS
- a CDS encoding HAD family hydrolase is translated as MKYELVIFDWDGTLMDSVARIVSCMQAAALDCEQPVPTDEAVRHIIGLSLYKAFPILFGELSQAESDALLLAYRRHYLELNTTPSPLFAGAADTLAGLHQGGYRLAVATGKQRVGLDRVLDETGLGHLFHALRGSDQARSKPDPLMLAQILDELSLAPEQAVMVGDSSYDLAMAEAIGMDRIGVTYGVHNRDQLGAHTPVALIDDIRHLPKWL
- a CDS encoding low molecular weight protein-tyrosine-phosphatase codes for the protein MADNHLRYKEKFSVLMICMGNICRSPTAEAVFRHKATQAGLNLTIDSAGTIGYHAGSGPDARARAAGEARGYDFSGMRARQVTVDDFARFDLVLAADRSNLEDLLRLCPPEHQHKVKLLLSYANGPEQEVPDPYYGGEQGFEHVLDLVEAACDGVLKTLRVP